A genomic stretch from Terriglobia bacterium includes:
- a CDS encoding ABC-2 transporter permease, whose product MFAIARKTSFFFLTHLGTFSLPAFLLLKGKGSVISMMAIFVPAWLSSSVLWSEKMESYAFLRMLPVTDREIVRVKFGLALAAAFVYWLILSLLVRAAWGSTWEYPAYVALTNLTCAISLPLVACWYIFYWRFGISALTAGVLAFVVLDVIATFVVNVDHGNWVGAPGIPIIRWLAEVPWYPQLYLFLAAFAAYYGLMEVAIRVKARSEACL is encoded by the coding sequence ATGTTCGCCATCGCTCGAAAAACCTCCTTCTTTTTCCTCACCCATCTGGGGACATTCTCGCTGCCGGCTTTCTTGCTGTTGAAGGGCAAAGGCAGCGTCATCTCCATGATGGCGATCTTTGTGCCCGCCTGGCTGAGCAGTTCGGTCCTGTGGAGCGAAAAAATGGAATCGTATGCGTTTTTGCGCATGCTGCCGGTGACCGACCGGGAAATTGTGCGCGTGAAATTTGGACTGGCCCTTGCAGCCGCCTTCGTCTACTGGCTGATATTGTCGCTGCTCGTCCGGGCCGCCTGGGGTTCTACTTGGGAGTATCCTGCATACGTAGCGCTCACCAATCTGACGTGCGCCATTTCACTGCCCCTTGTGGCCTGCTGGTACATCTTTTACTGGCGGTTCGGCATATCCGCGCTGACCGCAGGGGTGCTTGCTTTTGTAGTGCTCGACGTCATCGCGACTTTTGTCGTCAACGTCGATCACGGGAACTGGGTCGGCGCACCGGGAATCCCGATCATCCGCTGGCTGGCCGAGGTGCCGTGGTATCCGCAGCTCTATCTTTTCCTGGCGGCTTTCGCCGCATATTACGGGCTCATGGAGGTGGCGATTCGCGTGAAAGCCAGGAGTGAGGCGTGCTTGTGA
- a CDS encoding methyltransferase domain-containing protein, whose translation MKRWMKRDFALAVAVLVANLAPAQKATSFHEFLLRLLDIKAGMTVADVGAGRGELAFLLVHEVGPEGEVYANEISREKINQIEKGKRERSLANLTTILGEVEDPRLPEKVDYLVMVKVFHHLSKPDQFMKNAMKYLKPEGRLVITAVLNKRNPQAQPRTFTLNDPCVSDPEVTRKAIEKSGLLFEKIALYNDPNPRASWPTSYALVFRLPQAAPSNHQSSGSDPALGSARASQIATTLNTAEGVVAQLYRLVSFRAGKEVDWELVKDLFIPEAVIVLRASRTATSVFNRAGFVADFAAFIKSAKLEEQAFEERILASRTQVMGDVARSLVLYAADIPADSRPPQQGLDSFLLMKKDGQWRIVSIVNELVGPGVPVPEELRKHDTVSTQVRAAAR comes from the coding sequence ATGAAGCGTTGGATGAAAAGAGATTTTGCGCTGGCCGTTGCTGTTCTGGTTGCGAATCTCGCGCCGGCGCAGAAAGCAACGTCGTTTCACGAATTCCTGCTCCGGCTCCTGGATATCAAGGCCGGTATGACAGTGGCCGACGTGGGTGCGGGTCGAGGAGAACTGGCCTTCCTGCTGGTCCACGAGGTCGGACCCGAGGGTGAGGTTTACGCAAACGAAATATCTCGAGAAAAGATCAACCAGATCGAAAAGGGGAAACGAGAGAGGAGTCTTGCCAACCTCACCACCATTCTCGGTGAAGTTGAGGATCCCCGTTTGCCGGAGAAAGTCGATTATCTTGTCATGGTCAAGGTGTTTCATCACTTATCCAAGCCGGACCAGTTCATGAAGAATGCCATGAAGTATTTGAAGCCGGAGGGCCGGCTGGTCATCACGGCCGTTCTGAACAAGCGGAATCCTCAAGCCCAGCCCCGCACATTCACCCTCAACGACCCGTGCGTAAGCGATCCCGAGGTAACAAGGAAAGCGATCGAGAAGTCGGGGCTCCTCTTCGAGAAGATCGCCCTGTACAACGACCCCAATCCGCGGGCAAGTTGGCCTACAAGCTACGCCTTGGTCTTCCGGTTGCCCCAGGCAGCGCCTTCGAATCACCAGTCTTCAGGATCTGATCCGGCACTCGGGAGCGCCCGAGCCTCCCAAATCGCAACCACGCTAAACACCGCCGAAGGTGTTGTGGCGCAGCTGTATCGCCTTGTGTCTTTCAGGGCAGGCAAGGAAGTGGACTGGGAGCTGGTCAAGGACCTGTTCATTCCCGAAGCGGTGATCGTCCTGCGGGCGAGCCGCACCGCGACAAGTGTGTTCAATCGGGCCGGGTTCGTGGCCGACTTCGCGGCCTTCATCAAGAGTGCGAAACTCGAGGAACAGGCCTTTGAGGAGAGAATCCTGGCCAGCCGGACCCAGGTCATGGGCGACGTCGCCCGTTCACTCGTGCTCTATGCGGCAGACATCCCGGCGGACTCACGCCCGCCCCAGCAGGGTCTCGACAGCTTCCTGTTGATGAAGAAGGACGGCCAGTGGCGCATCGTGTCGATCGTCAATGAACTCGTCGGCCCCGGGGTGCCGGTGCCCGAAGAGCTGCGAAAACACGATACCGTATCGACGCAGGTGCGAGCCGCAGCCCGCTGA
- a CDS encoding BlaI/MecI/CopY family transcriptional regulator, which yields MRLSEAEWQIMKALWRCQPATVRDLIEHLPPGVDWAYTTVKTMLTRLETKRAVSERKNKNVSVYEALVSPETARGSAWSTFLNQAFDGAMEPLLHFLVRGRKLTKKQRRQLAQLLEEEERREKEEK from the coding sequence ATGAGATTGAGTGAGGCGGAATGGCAGATCATGAAGGCGTTGTGGCGCTGCCAGCCGGCCACGGTCCGGGATCTGATCGAGCATTTGCCTCCAGGCGTGGACTGGGCCTACACCACGGTCAAGACAATGTTGACGCGGTTGGAAACCAAGCGGGCCGTCAGCGAGCGCAAGAACAAAAACGTCAGTGTCTACGAGGCTCTCGTTTCACCCGAGACCGCCCGGGGCAGCGCCTGGAGCACTTTCCTGAATCAGGCATTTGACGGCGCAATGGAGCCCCTGCTCCACTTCCTGGTCAGAGGGCGGAAGTTGACTAAAAAACAGCGTCGCCAGTTGGCTCAGCTCCTCGAGGAGGAAGAACGCAGGGAAAAGGAGGAGAAATGA
- a CDS encoding DUF4412 domain-containing protein: protein MIELWNIIAYRWWDWMGSMFWQASLLILLVSGLDLLIRRRVWPQIRYVLWLLIFVKLLIPPGWHLPTAVVPRLLGETQQLLGRVWDRQFPSPAALRGAEPALPESAAIPQPVAGSGRPEIVTPAASSRLVPQAYLLAFWLAGMSLFLFLLIFKMAKLRRWHRQQEERKTIPPWFHELLVETSGRLNLEQLPAIVFSRDAATPAVYGVFRPVLLLPEHYLNDLSREEAEHVLLHELCHVKRGDLWVHGLVMLLQVAYWFNPFLLWANRQLRHVREMCCDQTLAARLQDRTEAYRKTLLNTARELLTEKVEPGMGLLGVFEEPFWLVARIRWLEKKTWHHRKSIAASAALVILGMAVLVMPMAGRPASVNPTVDPAAQYSGSPFSASQQPVEAPASGAGVRAVYWRMITRETDYFFWLEAESRFFSMEEGWHAGNKVALLEGGRTFILDKEKNRFLFLNHNRKTYLEVPPPVNRATAYAPELARFFEERKTSGRVKSLGETQQILGRTCNGFRLINWSAYGGEQTDRAENIVWTTNDVPFNVALFDEALANMRLLVSNKDEALLQEMQKRMKGYQMGIEQETGRFPFNKKYVMRVVEIAEKIVPPGIFSVPPDYTRLEKLDVGNLR, encoded by the coding sequence ATGATCGAACTCTGGAACATCATTGCGTATCGATGGTGGGACTGGATGGGATCCATGTTTTGGCAGGCCAGCCTCCTGATTCTCCTGGTGAGCGGCCTTGACCTGCTGATCCGGCGCAGGGTCTGGCCGCAGATTCGGTACGTGCTCTGGCTGCTGATCTTCGTGAAGCTCCTGATACCCCCCGGCTGGCATCTCCCCACGGCGGTGGTGCCTCGGCTGTTGGGGGAAACTCAGCAGCTGCTGGGTCGGGTCTGGGACCGGCAGTTTCCTTCGCCGGCGGCCTTGCGGGGAGCGGAACCGGCGCTCCCGGAGTCCGCTGCCATCCCGCAGCCGGTGGCCGGCTCCGGCCGGCCCGAAATAGTCACGCCTGCCGCATCTTCACGGCTGGTCCCCCAGGCATACCTTCTTGCATTCTGGTTGGCGGGCATGAGCCTCTTTCTGTTTCTTTTAATCTTCAAGATGGCCAAGCTCCGCCGCTGGCACCGTCAACAGGAGGAGCGCAAAACGATCCCCCCGTGGTTTCACGAGCTGCTGGTCGAAACCAGCGGGCGCCTGAATCTCGAGCAACTGCCGGCCATCGTTTTTTCCCGGGATGCGGCGACGCCCGCGGTCTATGGAGTGTTCCGGCCGGTGCTGCTGTTGCCGGAACACTATCTGAATGATCTGAGCAGGGAGGAAGCCGAGCACGTCCTGCTGCACGAGTTGTGCCACGTGAAGCGGGGCGATCTGTGGGTTCACGGCCTGGTCATGCTGCTGCAGGTCGCATATTGGTTCAATCCGTTCCTGCTGTGGGCGAACCGGCAGTTGCGCCATGTACGCGAAATGTGCTGTGACCAGACCCTTGCGGCCCGGCTTCAGGATCGGACCGAAGCCTATCGGAAAACCCTTCTGAACACCGCGCGGGAACTCCTGACGGAAAAGGTGGAACCCGGAATGGGCCTGCTGGGTGTGTTCGAAGAACCCTTCTGGCTGGTGGCGCGGATTCGTTGGCTGGAGAAAAAAACCTGGCATCATCGCAAGTCCATTGCGGCTTCAGCCGCCCTCGTCATCCTGGGCATGGCGGTTCTGGTGATGCCCATGGCCGGACGGCCCGCCTCGGTGAATCCAACGGTGGATCCGGCCGCTCAGTATTCTGGGAGCCCATTTTCTGCAAGCCAGCAGCCCGTGGAAGCGCCTGCCTCCGGAGCCGGTGTTCGTGCCGTTTACTGGCGCATGATCACCCGGGAGACCGACTATTTCTTCTGGCTCGAGGCCGAGTCCCGCTTTTTTTCCATGGAGGAAGGCTGGCATGCGGGCAACAAAGTCGCGCTGCTCGAGGGAGGCCGGACCTTCATCCTGGATAAGGAAAAGAACCGCTTCCTTTTTCTGAACCACAACCGAAAGACCTATCTGGAAGTCCCGCCGCCGGTGAATCGGGCGACGGCATATGCTCCTGAACTCGCGAGATTTTTCGAAGAGCGCAAGACGTCGGGGCGGGTGAAATCGCTGGGCGAAACGCAGCAGATTCTGGGACGAACATGCAATGGCTTCCGCCTGATCAACTGGAGCGCCTATGGCGGCGAACAGACGGACCGTGCGGAAAACATCGTCTGGACCACCAATGACGTTCCCTTTAACGTCGCGTTGTTCGACGAGGCGCTTGCCAACATGCGCCTGCTGGTTTCCAACAAAGATGAAGCGCTTCTGCAGGAGATGCAGAAACGCATGAAGGGATACCAAATGGGAATCGAACAGGAGACCGGGCGGTTTCCATTCAACAAAAAGTATGTGATGCGCGTAGTTGAAATCGCCGAGAAGATCGTCCCCCCCGGCATTTTCAGCGTGCCGCCGGACTATACCCGGCTCGAAAAGCTCGACGTCGGAAATCTTCGCTGA
- a CDS encoding ClbS/DfsB family four-helix bundle protein — MRFGSKRELLERNEKEHQAFVELARSIPRSRYREEGVWGDGWAIQDLLAHLMEWEQMFLRWYREGREGGKPALPAPGYKWNQIPELNRAIWRKHRRSSTKKVIEGFESSYEEILALVWQLSPEELLIPGHFAWTGKYPLTTYLAPNTGSHYRFATRVLKRWLKEQKAQESVRPNTSRR, encoded by the coding sequence ATGAGATTCGGTTCGAAGCGGGAGCTTTTGGAGAGGAACGAGAAGGAGCACCAGGCGTTTGTCGAGCTCGCGAGGTCCATACCGAGGTCACGCTATCGAGAGGAAGGGGTCTGGGGTGACGGCTGGGCCATACAAGATCTCCTCGCCCACCTCATGGAGTGGGAACAGATGTTCCTGCGCTGGTACCGCGAGGGGCGCGAGGGTGGAAAACCCGCCCTTCCCGCTCCGGGATACAAGTGGAACCAGATACCGGAGCTGAACCGGGCCATCTGGCGCAAGCACCGCCGGAGTTCGACCAAGAAGGTTATAGAGGGATTTGAATCCAGTTATGAAGAGATCCTCGCCCTGGTCTGGCAGCTGTCGCCTGAGGAGCTCCTCATCCCCGGACATTTCGCCTGGACGGGGAAGTATCCACTCACGACGTATCTTGCACCGAACACCGGCAGCCACTATCGCTTTGCGACGAGGGTCCTCAAAAGGTGGCTGAAGGAGCAAAAGGCCCAAGAGAGTGTCCGGCCCAATACCAGCCGCCGCTGA
- a CDS encoding response regulator, with protein MYRALIVDDEPLARKRIRRMLSGESDISVVGECADGHSAVSAINDLSPDLVFLDVQMPEMNGLEVIRAVGPRRLPALVFVTAYDTYALQAFEAEALDYLLKPFDPLRFRETLQRVRRRLGGQGGDELSEQIRQLASRFGAEPRYLQRLVVKTGDRVLLLNIGDVDWLEAAGNYVCVHAGKQSHIVRDSLGHIESRLDPEHFARIHRSTVVNLDRIRELRPHWHGDYKIILQSGQVLPLSRRNRGALTEKLGIQGPLA; from the coding sequence GTGTATCGCGCGCTGATTGTAGATGATGAACCTCTCGCTCGTAAGAGGATCCGGCGCATGCTCAGCGGGGAATCGGACATTTCCGTGGTCGGCGAGTGCGCTGACGGGCACTCGGCTGTCTCTGCAATCAACGATCTGAGCCCCGACCTGGTCTTCCTCGATGTGCAGATGCCGGAGATGAACGGCCTCGAAGTGATCCGGGCTGTCGGCCCGCGCCGACTCCCTGCCCTGGTTTTCGTGACCGCCTACGATACTTACGCGCTGCAGGCCTTTGAAGCGGAGGCTCTCGACTACCTCCTCAAACCGTTTGACCCACTCCGTTTCCGAGAGACTCTGCAACGGGTCCGCCGCCGCCTCGGGGGGCAGGGCGGCGACGAGCTCAGCGAGCAGATCCGGCAGCTGGCGAGCCGCTTCGGCGCCGAGCCGAGGTATCTGCAGAGGCTGGTGGTCAAAACGGGGGACCGGGTGCTCCTTCTCAACATAGGCGATGTGGATTGGCTGGAGGCGGCAGGCAACTATGTCTGCGTGCACGCCGGCAAGCAGAGCCACATCGTTCGCGACAGCCTGGGACATATTGAATCGCGCCTCGATCCTGAGCACTTCGCGCGCATCCATCGCTCCACCGTGGTGAACCTCGACCGGATCCGTGAACTGAGGCCGCATTGGCACGGCGACTACAAGATCATCCTGCAGAGCGGTCAGGTCCTGCCGTTAAGTCGCCGCAACCGCGGGGCGTTGACTGAAAAGCTCGGCATCCAGGGGCCGCTGGCGTGA
- a CDS encoding histidine kinase — protein sequence MILRRVGFNVLLILLAVNLMALGELIHALMMMNWRPGTTMGQLFFAQLSSAACFGILIPLIVRLAERYQLARERWWKNLLPIALGGALVCMIHPALYTGLDRLIGEVLGPPYSFHYRYGYAFVEGHAEVPFWKVWWYVLTYYLTSLVFFYACVVAFVSARQYYQLLRKSELDRIRLESGLAQTRLHLLTMQLHPHFLFNTLNSISELMYEDVAAAERMVARLSELLRLSLDQRDVALVPLDKELEYLGVYLEIEKIRFQDRITVDLEIAPAARECLVPFLILQPLVENAVRHGISRLSRPGKILIRARRDADRLEFEISNDGPAAAVRIPSEGLGLGNTRDRLRALYGEDFSLGYGAIPEGGWRVRLAIPGARVESPETMC from the coding sequence ATGATCCTGAGGCGCGTGGGATTTAATGTCTTGCTGATCCTCCTCGCCGTCAACCTGATGGCGCTGGGCGAGCTCATTCATGCGCTGATGATGATGAATTGGCGGCCCGGCACGACCATGGGCCAGTTGTTTTTCGCGCAATTGTCATCTGCGGCCTGTTTTGGGATTCTGATTCCTCTCATTGTCCGGCTTGCGGAGCGTTACCAGCTGGCTCGTGAACGCTGGTGGAAGAACTTGCTCCCGATAGCCTTGGGAGGAGCTTTGGTCTGCATGATTCACCCTGCCCTGTACACAGGGCTGGATCGCCTCATCGGTGAGGTGCTCGGCCCGCCCTACTCTTTCCATTACCGTTACGGCTATGCCTTTGTGGAGGGCCACGCGGAGGTTCCGTTCTGGAAAGTCTGGTGGTACGTCCTGACCTACTACCTTACCTCATTAGTGTTCTTCTACGCGTGCGTCGTGGCTTTTGTATCTGCGCGCCAGTATTACCAGTTGCTGCGCAAGAGCGAGCTCGATCGCATCCGGCTCGAGTCGGGCCTGGCGCAGACCCGCCTCCACCTGCTTACGATGCAGCTGCACCCCCACTTCTTGTTCAACACGCTGAATTCAATTTCCGAACTCATGTACGAAGACGTGGCAGCGGCGGAGCGCATGGTTGCGCGGCTGAGCGAGCTGCTGCGCCTTTCTCTCGACCAGCGGGATGTGGCGCTGGTCCCGCTCGACAAGGAGCTCGAATACCTCGGAGTCTACCTGGAAATCGAGAAGATTCGATTCCAGGACCGGATCACGGTGGATCTCGAGATTGCACCGGCCGCGCGAGAATGCCTGGTTCCATTCCTGATCCTCCAGCCGCTGGTGGAGAATGCGGTACGGCACGGCATTTCGCGGCTGAGCCGGCCGGGGAAGATCCTGATCCGGGCCCGCCGGGACGCGGACCGTCTCGAATTCGAGATCTCCAACGACGGTCCTGCAGCTGCAGTGAGGATTCCCTCGGAGGGACTGGGCCTGGGCAACACCCGCGATCGGTTGAGAGCGCTTTATGGGGAAGATTTCAGTCTTGGATACGGTGCGATCCCGGAAGGGGGTTGGAGGGTTCGCCTCGCGATCCCCGGGGCGCGCGTCGAGAGCCCAGAGACTATGTGTTGA
- a CDS encoding sigma-70 family RNA polymerase sigma factor, whose translation MATIECFHLVSSAPGSRAPSPILEAGTAEHRMVETPRSEAHPSGNAGIRAHERRGFVLRCECETIRRAQLGDALAWETLVRQNVGWILRTCSRWAGSRGRAEDLTQDVFIRVFQTLHSYRGELSRFRIWLNRITRNLLIDDYRRNRKARRTVSFDSADERTQSVLRAVPSGGTSPEADFERRERRAALCRALRLLAPEVREAVILRDVRGLTYQEIGQLLKMPVGTVKSRVHRGRIELVLRVRQQATLSTGLGPSASAVA comes from the coding sequence ATGGCTACGATCGAATGTTTTCATCTCGTATCGAGCGCCCCGGGATCGCGTGCCCCGTCCCCGATTCTGGAAGCCGGCACCGCAGAGCACCGCATGGTCGAGACGCCTCGATCAGAGGCGCATCCGAGTGGGAACGCTGGAATTCGGGCGCATGAACGACGGGGATTCGTCCTCCGGTGCGAGTGCGAGACAATTCGCAGAGCTCAGTTGGGCGACGCCCTGGCCTGGGAAACCTTGGTCCGGCAGAATGTCGGTTGGATTCTCCGCACGTGCAGCCGATGGGCAGGTTCCCGTGGCCGAGCCGAAGATCTGACTCAGGATGTGTTCATCAGAGTGTTCCAGACTCTCCACTCTTACCGAGGTGAACTTAGCCGATTTCGGATCTGGTTGAATCGCATCACCCGAAACCTGCTGATCGACGACTACCGCAGGAACCGCAAGGCGCGGCGTACCGTATCCTTTGACAGCGCCGACGAGCGGACGCAAAGTGTTCTCCGTGCGGTGCCCTCAGGCGGAACCAGCCCCGAAGCCGATTTCGAGAGGCGGGAACGGAGAGCCGCCCTATGCAGGGCGCTCCGGCTGCTCGCTCCGGAAGTGCGGGAGGCGGTCATTCTGCGCGATGTGCGGGGCCTTACCTACCAGGAGATCGGCCAATTGCTCAAGATGCCGGTGGGAACCGTAAAATCGCGGGTTCATCGGGGCAGGATCGAGCTGGTCCTCCGCGTGCGGCAACAAGCAACGTTATCGACCGGTTTGGGTCCGAGTGCTTCTGCGGTAGCATAG
- a CDS encoding PAS domain-containing protein, producing MRLRHSLTEPRTARTIARLAIVTVFAISFLALLGWILDITLLKSISPRWITMRVITAICLALQAIELALLQEKPSNVRSLPILQTPAVLVCVVGLLITVLYVVAMVTGQDPSLVNAPFLGLFFAPPNRPALLTAILFVVSSCSLMLLAAGGRRGANIAHAVILPAAIASYLVPVSYLLDVQAMTGWLDIPVALNTGIAFCALCIAILYLRPDTWLMSVLTGEHAGGVMARRLLPALLIIPLLVGRLRLMGERAGAFASEIGVALVAVAFTVCLLWLVWMNARSVNRTDEKRREAEDALQEREEIFRLFVRHAPAAVAMFDREMRYLAHSDRWRHDYGLGQGEIIGRSHYEVFPEIEDRWKAVHQRCLQGASEKCEEDQFVRPDGRIEWLRWEIHPWRTGDQQIGGIIIFSEVITARKRAERSLEQQRSLLQTIFESAQGPVFSVDRNYCYTSFNMQHAEVMKALFGANIEIGHNALDYHTVTRDRDAAQKNLDRALRGERVTVETIAGQDETTRRYFEISHNPVRDASGNVTGVAVFALDLTKRKRAENALLQAKEEWERTFESVPDLIAILDNQFQIMRMNKAMERRLATFPKGCTGLQCYEHVHGAKIPPAFCPHVLTLADGREHIAEVHEDRLGGDFLVSTTPISDAQGRMIGAVHVARDITERKRAEEALRKAKDELDLRVQERTSELSQAVTTLHEEVSERILTEQALRERSGQLQLLAAQLTLAEQRERQRLAQVLHDGLQQILVAAKFRLVLVDRSQDVSRTAEEVADLIDDAIETSRSLTAELSPPILRQGGLVPALEWLARWMRDKHGLSASLLVPRQIQPAPEEVTVLLFQATRELLFNVVKHAGVKSAAVIVTQREGRIEIVVDDEGGGFDPSQLRAQGGSGGGIGLFSIRERLSLLGGRMEIDSAPGRGSRFRLVGPESAPAEEAGQPLSERPPRVSVVMSPQRGPVTPGAEKKIRVLLVDDHVVMRQGLAGLLRITPDLEIVGEASDGEAAVNLARQIRPDVVLMDINMPGMDGIQATRIIHKELPEVHVIGLSMFEEGEQAAAMRQAGAQGYQTKSGPSDALIAAIRSCIRPAEKNALKKNAS from the coding sequence ATGCGACTTCGGCATTCATTGACTGAGCCGCGTACTGCGAGGACGATCGCCAGGCTGGCAATCGTGACCGTCTTTGCGATCAGCTTCCTGGCCCTCTTGGGATGGATTTTGGACATCACCCTGCTCAAGAGCATCAGCCCCCGGTGGATCACCATGAGGGTGATCACGGCGATTTGTCTGGCCCTGCAGGCAATCGAACTGGCTCTTTTGCAGGAGAAGCCGTCCAACGTTCGCAGTCTCCCGATTCTTCAAACGCCCGCGGTACTGGTGTGCGTGGTGGGTTTGCTGATTACCGTGCTGTACGTCGTCGCGATGGTTACAGGGCAGGACCCATCCCTGGTGAACGCGCCATTCCTCGGCCTTTTTTTTGCGCCTCCCAACCGGCCGGCGTTGCTGACCGCGATCCTTTTCGTGGTCAGCAGTTGCTCCCTCATGTTGCTGGCGGCCGGCGGTCGCCGGGGGGCGAATATCGCTCATGCCGTCATATTGCCGGCCGCCATCGCGAGTTACCTGGTGCCGGTCAGCTACCTTCTCGATGTTCAGGCGATGACCGGCTGGCTGGACATTCCGGTGGCGCTGAATACCGGCATCGCTTTCTGCGCCCTCTGTATCGCAATTCTTTATCTCCGTCCGGATACCTGGCTGATGAGCGTGCTCACTGGTGAACATGCCGGTGGCGTTATGGCCCGCCGGCTCCTGCCGGCCCTCCTCATCATTCCGCTTTTGGTCGGCAGATTGCGGCTGATGGGAGAGCGTGCAGGCGCCTTCGCTTCGGAAATCGGTGTGGCCCTGGTAGCGGTCGCTTTTACCGTCTGCCTGCTCTGGCTGGTCTGGATGAACGCCAGATCGGTCAATCGGACGGACGAGAAGCGGCGTGAGGCGGAGGATGCTCTGCAAGAGCGCGAAGAGATCTTCCGGCTGTTCGTCCGGCATGCTCCGGCAGCCGTAGCCATGTTCGACCGCGAGATGCGTTACCTCGCCCACAGCGACCGGTGGCGACATGATTACGGCCTGGGGCAGGGCGAGATCATCGGGCGCAGTCACTACGAAGTGTTTCCCGAAATCGAAGACCGATGGAAAGCCGTTCACCAGCGGTGTCTGCAAGGAGCGTCCGAGAAGTGCGAGGAGGATCAGTTCGTCCGGCCTGATGGCCGGATTGAATGGCTCCGATGGGAGATCCACCCCTGGCGGACCGGCGACCAGCAGATCGGAGGCATCATCATTTTTTCGGAGGTGATCACGGCCCGCAAACGCGCCGAGAGGAGTCTGGAACAGCAGCGCTCCCTGCTACAGACAATTTTTGAAAGCGCCCAGGGGCCGGTTTTCTCTGTCGACCGTAACTACTGCTACACCAGCTTTAACATGCAGCACGCCGAAGTCATGAAGGCGCTTTTCGGCGCAAATATCGAGATCGGGCACAACGCGCTCGATTACCACACGGTCACCCGGGATCGCGATGCCGCGCAGAAGAACCTGGACCGGGCGCTGCGCGGCGAACGGGTCACGGTCGAGACGATTGCCGGTCAGGATGAAACAACGCGACGCTATTTCGAGATCTCCCACAATCCGGTCCGGGATGCGAGCGGCAACGTGACGGGAGTTGCGGTCTTCGCACTGGATCTGACCAAACGAAAACGGGCCGAGAATGCGCTGCTCCAGGCCAAAGAAGAGTGGGAACGGACCTTTGAAAGCGTGCCCGACCTGATAGCAATCCTGGACAATCAATTCCAGATCATGCGCATGAACAAAGCCATGGAAAGGCGGCTGGCCACTTTCCCGAAAGGGTGCACCGGTCTTCAATGCTATGAGCACGTGCACGGCGCGAAAATCCCGCCCGCTTTCTGCCCCCATGTCCTGACCCTGGCGGACGGTCGGGAACACATAGCGGAAGTCCATGAAGACCGCCTGGGCGGCGACTTCCTCGTCAGCACGACCCCCATCTCGGATGCGCAGGGGCGCATGATCGGAGCAGTGCATGTGGCCCGCGACATCACGGAACGCAAGCGCGCGGAGGAGGCTCTCCGCAAGGCGAAGGATGAATTGGATCTGCGGGTGCAGGAGCGGACCTCTGAACTGTCACAAGCGGTCACAACCTTGCACGAGGAGGTATCCGAGCGCATCCTCACGGAGCAGGCCCTGCGCGAACGGTCGGGCCAGTTGCAGTTGCTGGCCGCGCAGTTGACTCTGGCCGAGCAGCGAGAGCGGCAAAGGCTGGCGCAGGTTCTGCACGATGGCCTCCAGCAAATCCTGGTCGCCGCAAAATTCCGGCTTGTGCTGGTGGACCGCAGCCAGGATGTGAGTCGGACGGCCGAGGAGGTGGCGGACCTTATCGACGACGCCATCGAGACTTCCCGTTCGCTCACGGCCGAACTCAGCCCGCCCATCCTGCGCCAGGGCGGGCTGGTCCCGGCGCTGGAATGGCTGGCACGCTGGATGCGCGACAAACATGGGTTGAGTGCCAGTCTCCTGGTACCCCGGCAGATTCAGCCCGCGCCGGAGGAAGTGACTGTCCTGCTGTTCCAGGCCACTCGCGAACTGTTGTTCAACGTCGTCAAACACGCCGGGGTAAAGTCGGCTGCTGTGATAGTCACCCAACGGGAAGGCCGGATCGAGATCGTGGTCGATGACGAGGGCGGGGGATTTGATCCGAGTCAGCTCCGGGCCCAGGGAGGCAGCGGCGGTGGCATCGGCCTGTTCAGCATCCGCGAGCGCCTGAGTCTGCTGGGTGGAAGGATGGAGATCGACAGCGCCCCGGGACGAGGCAGCCGCTTCAGGCTGGTCGGTCCTGAATCGGCGCCCGCGGAGGAGGCGGGCCAGCCACTTTCCGAGCGACCGCCGCGGGTGTCCGTGGTCATGTCTCCGCAGCGCGGGCCGGTAACGCCCGGCGCGGAAAAGAAAATTCGTGTCCTGCTGGTGGATGACCACGTGGTCATGCGCCAGGGTTTGGCTGGATTACTGCGAATCACGCCCGACCTTGAAATCGTAGGCGAGGCATCCGACGGCGAAGCCGCCGTAAACCTTGCCCGTCAGATCCGTCCCGATGTCGTCCTCATGGATATTAACATGCCGGGGATGGACGGCATTCAGGCTACGCGCATTATCCACAAGGAACTGCCCGAGGTCCATGTCATCGGGCTGTCCATGTTCGAGGAGGGCGAGCAAGCCGCCGCCATGCGACAGGCCGGTGCGCAGGGCTATCAGACCAAGAGCGGTCCGTCGGACGCCCTGATCGCCGCCATCCGATCCTGTATTCGCCCGGCGGAAAAGAACGCCCTCAAAAAAAACGCATCTTAG